A section of the Etheostoma cragini isolate CJK2018 chromosome 12, CSU_Ecrag_1.0, whole genome shotgun sequence genome encodes:
- the LOC117954603 gene encoding uncharacterized protein LOC117954603 — MSNVTLQSLKTFINQRLAVAVEEISALLETTISNYEEEITRQRKLAEEERSEFLISGADMQHAVRFRVIIDHDIRKITFQNGIPSSVEDLSKGLKQAFSITKDIGLQYKDADFDDFFTLTTTTDLKDKDTLKVVHVPPGIVLTTVPQDRYPDTSDASSADVPLSVDSQDAVIPSPPATERQSLWPAIFPIPSFSYNTEMALRQGNEKFLKDGTLLTSPCVKSDILERLAETMFSYTAYPNDPQRAAVAQSLIEKHPCLREPGSHNGCYGWQQSLKYKCGNYRNKLKAHGKPELLINTLKHKQDGDRKPAKNIKKPRKSEVNYLPPHPVGETDDSLENIRLELIAANKTKSNGQRINDMMSRTYSCRRWEVVGQSIQVAEFKERWPALFDPIQINEEFRRCNTVPLESTFFSQLDRFTPKLLELFNSKGGAVGQRMKSVFVELTQDPCASVVKKRDVTLRCLVEYLGDSVQDLVSDYYRTAEDKVHQELRSQSMRIYVCHKPDAVGIVIDGTPVLTGVGNLSTACCLLLGLTYALNLDYPPKLARTFEVFQRLFVGLDMLQPKPTSKYISLKNKLLA; from the exons ATGTCTAACGTTACTCTTCAGTCGCTGAAAACGTTTATCAACCAGCGGCTCGCTGTGGCAGTGGAGGAGATATCCGCGCTGCTGGAAACGACCATCTCCAACTATGAAGAAGAGATTACCCGCCAACGCAAGCTGGCGGAGGAGGAGAGGTCCGAGTTCCTCATCAGCGGAGCAG ATATGCAACATGCAGTGAGATTTCGAGTCATAATCGATCATGATATCAGGAAGATAACATTCCAAAATGGCATCCCCTCGTCTGTGGAGGACTTAAGTAAAGGGTTGAAACAGGCTTTTTCCATCACCAAAGACATCGGACTTCAGTACAAGGATGCAGACTTTGATGACTTCTTCACACTAACCACTACAACAGACCTGAAAGATAAAGACACACTCAAAGTTGTGCACGTGCCACCAGGGATAGTACTCACCACAGTCCCTCAGGACCGCTACCCCGACACGTCCGACGCCTCGTCTGCAGATGTTCCGCTCTCTGTGGACTCTCAGGACGCTGTGATCCCCAGTCCCCCTGCCACTGAGAGGCAGAGCCTGTGGCCCGCCATCTTTCCCATCCCATCCTTCTCCTACAACACCGAGATGGCTTTGAGGCAAGGCAATGAAAAGTTTCTAAAAGATGGAACCCTGCTGACGTCGCCGTGTGTCAAATCGGACATCCTGGAGCGCCTGGCGGAGACCATGTTTTCCTACACGGCTTATCCCAACGATCCACAGAGGGCTGCAGTTGCACAGTCACTAATAGAGAAGCATCCGTGCTTGAGAGAGCCCGGCTCTCATAACGGATGTTACGGGTGGCAGCAAAgtctaaaatacaaatgtggAAACTATCGGAACAAACTTAAAGCACACGGAAAGCCCGAACTGCTAATAAATACTCTAAAACACAAGCAGGACGGCGACAGGAAACCTGCCAAAAATATCAAGAAACCAAGGAAATCTGAGGTAAACTACCTCCCCCCACATCCAGTCGGTGAAACAGATGACAGCTTGGAGAATATAAGACTTGAGCTTATTGCGGCAAACAAGACAAAGAGCAATGGTCAGAGGATAAATGACATGATGTCCCGAACATACAGCTGTAGAAGATGGGAAGTGGTCGGCCAGTCCATACAGGTGGCAGAATTCAAAGAGAGATGGCCCGCCCTCTTTGATCCGATTCAG ATTAACGAAGAGTTCCGAAGGTGCAACACCGTTCCCCTGGAGTCTACGTTTTTCTCACAGCTAGACAGGTTCACGCCAAAGCTCCTGGAGTTATTCAACTCAAAGGGAGGAGCTGTTGGACAGCGCATGAAGAGTGTGTTTGTTGAACTGACACAG GACCCATGTGCCTCAGTGGTGAAGAAGAGGGACGTGACTCTGAGATGCCTCGTCGAGTACCTGGGGGACAGCGTGCAGGATCTTGTCTCGGACTACTAT AGGACAGCAGAGGACAAAGTGCATCAGGAACTTAGATCCCAGAGTATGAGGATCTACGTTTGTCACAAGCCGGATGCAGTGGGCATCGTCATCGATGGAACGCCGGTGCTGACGGGCGTGGGGAACCTGTCTACAGCCTGCTGCCTTCTCCTCGGCCTCACCTACGCCCTAAACCTGGACTATCCTCCCAAACTCGCGAGAACTTTTGAAGTATTTCAAAGACTTTTTGTGGGACTTGATATGCTCCAGCCGAAACCAACATCCAAGTACATCAGCCTGAAAAACAAGCTCCTCGCCTAA
- the tmem68 gene encoding transmembrane protein 68, translated as MSDSGNQSCWMGAEDTVSFLVCVFHAWEEWAGLGQLEDYLSVLEYLLWVFTPLAVVFILPFLLVILIYLSILFLHVYKRKNQLREAYCNNLWDGARKTLATLWDGHGAIWHGYEIHGMEKIPDQGPALIVYYHGAIPIDYYYFLANVIIQKGRPCHSVADYFLFKIPGFKLLLEVFSVIHGPQEECVRALRSGHLLGISPGGVREALFSDETYPLLWGKRKGFAQVAIDAQVPIIPMFTQNLREGFRSLGTLRFFRWLYERFRLPVAPVYGGFPVKFRTFLGDPIPYDPNINAAELAEKVQQAVQALIDQHQQIPGNILRALLERFYTKHKDH; from the exons ATGTCAGACAGTGGGAACCAGTCCTGTTGGATGGGAGCAGAGGACACCGTCTCCTTCCTG gtgtgtgtgtttcatgcaTGGGAGGAATGGGCAGGCCTTGGGCAGTTGGAGGACTATCTGAGTGTTTTGGAGTACCTGCTGTGGGTCTTCACCCCTCTGGCCGTTGTCTTCATCCTGCCCTTCCTCCTCGTCATCCTCATTTACCTCTCTATACTCTTCCTTCATGTCTACAAG AGGAAGAATCAGCTGAGGGAAGCTTACTGCAACAACCTGTGGGATGGAGCCAGGAAGACCCTGGCGACTCTGTGGGACGGACACGGAGCCATTTGGCACG GTTATGAGATCCATGGGATGGAGAAGATCCCCGACCAAGGTCCAGCACTGATAGTGTACTACCACGGAGCCATTCCCATTGACTACTATTACTTCCTGGCCAATGTTATCATCCAGAAGGGACGGCCCTGTCACTCTGTAGCTGACTACTTCCTCTTTAAGATCCCAG GTTTTAAGTTGCTGTTGGAGGTGTTCAGTGTGATCCACGGTCCTCAGGAAGAGTGCGTGCGGGCTCTGAGGAGTGGTCACCTGTTGGGGATTTCTCCGGGAGGAGTGCGCGAGGCTCTGTTCAGCGATGAGACCTACCCTCTCCTCTGGGGCAAACGCAAAGGCTTCGCCCAGGTCGCCATTGACGCTCAAGTG ccAATAATTCCAATGTTTACTCAGAATCTGCGGGAAGGCTTCAGATCCCTGGGAACACTCA GATTTTTCCGCTGGCTGTACGAGAGGTTTCGCCTCCCTGTAGCTCCTGTTTATGGTGGATTTCCTGTGAAGTTCCGCACCTTCCTTGGTGATCCCATCCCGTATGACCCCAACATAAACGCTGCAGAGCTGGCAGAGAAG GTGCAGCAGGCAGTTCAGGCTCTGATAGACCAGCACCAGCAGATCCCGGGGAACATCCTGAGAGCCTTGTTGGAGAGATTTTACACCAAACACAAAGACCACTAA
- the tgs1 gene encoding trimethylguanosine synthase isoform X2, translating to MMLERSRVTVVADIFFSRRLPSKEEEEEEKIHCLCSRAFVQDRELYRSDNRFLSSDLGVPGAHEAEEEEEGEAEVEEEEVLDEETQLMASMGLPLAFVCSSDIRRARRRSNRKPAAHWAESAEEDEEQHDLQVDNKVEEKEVRDPPEDGAHETQDAGWETYWAQQGEALLWSSWLEKHPGTDPGAVAALWDDLDTKAVWDKHATETYYSYWEQYSYWSAQGWTADQSVWDGNTGGGEAAAAAGGGMSMETHTEEWRNGQTGAESQPIEEEEAKARHYDDDDDEVLNDLFGQSCTLEAAGRSDSEIDSQCVSVADADRPSDGGNRNKRPVASSQDNTAEHTGSQQHAGSSNRQYGSRNKMLNREDDDDDDKPPEGGHAKVKRSHELDVEESPHLTPEAAWTKLGLKHNPEPLFDSVLSFKDNAGQKHQEQRWAKRAVRRISKHTRFPETCGDKNTQPRISSSLTKVKNFLEKNQRETQMTPCNQGEMGGGSTQELEDKLAFLEKVTGEERKTSRENIKSAEEGNTEAVEEDSSNSLSSLDAEPTLNCASGTVDSERMEEEEEDQPGRQPPCQEIPDFLISDTPEGNTELSLKNGKKPKNKKSKRARKKPVPPEMAAEPELAKYWAQRYRLFSRFDEGIQLDREGWFSVTPERIAEHIALRVEHSFPDSQLVIDAFCGVGGNAIQFALTGKRVLAIDIDPVRLNLARHNAMVYSVADRIDFLQGDFLQLAPRLRGNVVFLSPPWGGPDYLTAEVFDIKTMMQPDGFEIFRLAKLISDNIVYFLPRNADMDQIASLAGPGGKVEVEQNLLNNKLKTVTAYFGSLIKSDS from the exons ATGATGCTCGAGAGGAGCAGGGTGACAGTGGTGGCGGATATCTTCTTCAGCAGGAGACTCCCAtccaaagaggaggaggaggaggagaaaatcCACTGTCTCTGCTCCAGAGCCTTTGTACA GGATCGGGAGCTGTATCGTTCCGATAACAGATTCCTCTCATCTGATCTGGGGGTCCCTGGAGCCCACG AAGccgaagaggaggaagaaggggaggcggaggtggaggaagaggaagtgttGGATGAAGAGACTCAGCTGATGGCCAGCATGGGTCTTCCTCTGGCCTTTGTCTGCTCCTCTGACATAAGGAGGGCG AGGAGGAGGTCTAACAGGAAGCCTGCCGCACACTGGGCAGAATCTGCTGAAGAGGACGAAGAGCAACACGATTTACAGGTTGACAACAAAG TTGAAGAGAAGGAAGTGCGGGATCCACCAGAAGATGGAGCACATGAGACCCAAGACGCTGGCTGGGAAACCTACTGGG CTCAACAGGGTGAAGCTCTGCTGTGGAGCAGCTGGCTGGAGAAACATCCAGGGACCGATCCTGGAGCAGTGGCGGCTCTTTGGGATGACCTAGACACTAAAGCTGTCTGGGACAAACATGCCACAGAGACTTACTACTCCTACTGGGAGCAGTACTCGTATTGGTCAGCCCAGGGATGGACGGCTGACCAGTCTGTCTGGGATGGAAACACTGGCGGgggagaagcagcagcagcagcaggagggggGATGAGCATGGAGACGCACACAGAGGAATGGAGGAATGGACAGACTGGGGCTGAGAGCCAAccaatagaagaagaagaagccaagGCTCGtcattatgatgatgatgatgatgaagtttTGAATGATCTGTTTGGACAGAGCTGCACATTAGAAGCAGCTGGGAGATCTGACTCAGAGATAGACAgccagtgtgtgagtgtggctGATGCGGATCGTCCTTCTGATGGTGGGAATAGAAACAAGAGACCTGTTGCATCTTCACAGGACAACACAGCTGAACATACAG GTTCCCAGCAGCACGCCGGCAGCTCTAACAGACAGTACGGCTCAAGGAATAAGATGCTAAATAGAGaagatgatgacgatgatgacaAACCCCCAGAAGGAGGACATGCTAAAGTCAAACGCAG TCATGAGCTGGATGTGGAAGAGAGCCCACATTTGACACCTGAGGCAGCCTGGACCAAACTGGGACTCAAACACAACCCCGAGCCTCT GTTCGACAGCGTGTTAAGCTTCAAAGACAATGCTGGTCAGAAGCATCAGGAGCAGCGGTGGGCTAAGAGAGCAGTCCGCCGCATCAGCAAACACACCAGGTTCCCAGAGACGTGTGGAGACAAGAACACACAGCCACGGATCAGCAGCTCCCTCACCAAG GTCAAAAACTTCCTCGAAAAGAaccagagagagacacagatgaCTCCATGTAACCAGGGTGAGATGGGAGGAGGAAGCACACAGGAACTGGAGGATAAGCTTGCCTTTCTGGAAAAAGTAACGGGAGAAGAAAGGAAGACGAGCAGGGAGAATATAAAAAGTGCTGAGGAAGGAAATACagaggctgtggaggaagatAGTTCTAATTCTCTGTCCAGTTTAGATGCAGAGCCAACTCTCAACTGTGCTTCTGGAACTGTGGATAGTGAGagaatggaggaggaggaggaggatcagCCTGGTAGACAGCCACCATGTCAAGAAATTCCTGACTTTCTTATATCTGACACACCTGAAGGCAACACTG AGTTAAGCttgaaaaatggaaagaagCCAAAGAACAAGAAGAGCAAACGAGCGAGGAAGAAGCCGGTCCCACCAGAGATGGCGGCTGAACCGGAGCTGGCTAAATACTGGGCTCAACGCTACAGACTCTTCTCTCGCTTCGATGAAGGGATCCAGCTGGACCGAG AGGGCTGGTTCTCTGTGACACCGGAGAGGATCGCTGAGCACATCGCCCTCAGGGTGGAGCACAGCTTCCCGGACTCTCAGCTGGTCATTGACGCCTTCTGTGGTGTGGGAGGGAATGCCATCCAGTTCGCCCTCACTGGAAAGAGAG TCCTGGCCATTGATATCGACCCGGTGCGCTTGAACTTGGCACGGCACAATGCTATGGTTTACAGCGTCGCTGACCGAATCGACTTCCTTCAAGGGGACTTTCTTCAGCTGGCACCCCGTCTCCGTGGCAATGTGGTCTTCCTTTCACCACCATGGGGAGGGCCAGACTACCTGACTGCTGAAGTGTTTGACATCAAGACCATGATGCAGCCCGATGG ATTTGAGATATTCCGCCTGGCCAAACTGATATCAGACAACATCGTGTACTTCCTGCCTCGCAATGCTGACATGGATCAG ATAGCCTCTCTGGCTGGTCCAGGAGGGAAGGTGGAGGTGGAGCAGAACCTCCTCAACAACAAGCTGAAGACCGTGACCGCTTACTTTGGCAGCTTGATAAAGTCCGACAGCTAG
- the tgs1 gene encoding trimethylguanosine synthase isoform X1: MMLERSRVTVVADIFFSRRLPSKEEEEEEKIHCLCSRAFVQDRELYRSDNRFLSSDLGVPGAHEAEEEEEGEAEVEEEEVLDEETQLMASMGLPLAFVCSSDIRRARRRSNRKPAAHWAESAEEDEEQHDLQVDNKVVEEKEVRDPPEDGAHETQDAGWETYWAQQGEALLWSSWLEKHPGTDPGAVAALWDDLDTKAVWDKHATETYYSYWEQYSYWSAQGWTADQSVWDGNTGGGEAAAAAGGGMSMETHTEEWRNGQTGAESQPIEEEEAKARHYDDDDDEVLNDLFGQSCTLEAAGRSDSEIDSQCVSVADADRPSDGGNRNKRPVASSQDNTAEHTGSQQHAGSSNRQYGSRNKMLNREDDDDDDKPPEGGHAKVKRSHELDVEESPHLTPEAAWTKLGLKHNPEPLFDSVLSFKDNAGQKHQEQRWAKRAVRRISKHTRFPETCGDKNTQPRISSSLTKVKNFLEKNQRETQMTPCNQGEMGGGSTQELEDKLAFLEKVTGEERKTSRENIKSAEEGNTEAVEEDSSNSLSSLDAEPTLNCASGTVDSERMEEEEEDQPGRQPPCQEIPDFLISDTPEGNTELSLKNGKKPKNKKSKRARKKPVPPEMAAEPELAKYWAQRYRLFSRFDEGIQLDREGWFSVTPERIAEHIALRVEHSFPDSQLVIDAFCGVGGNAIQFALTGKRVLAIDIDPVRLNLARHNAMVYSVADRIDFLQGDFLQLAPRLRGNVVFLSPPWGGPDYLTAEVFDIKTMMQPDGFEIFRLAKLISDNIVYFLPRNADMDQIASLAGPGGKVEVEQNLLNNKLKTVTAYFGSLIKSDS, from the exons ATGATGCTCGAGAGGAGCAGGGTGACAGTGGTGGCGGATATCTTCTTCAGCAGGAGACTCCCAtccaaagaggaggaggaggaggagaaaatcCACTGTCTCTGCTCCAGAGCCTTTGTACA GGATCGGGAGCTGTATCGTTCCGATAACAGATTCCTCTCATCTGATCTGGGGGTCCCTGGAGCCCACG AAGccgaagaggaggaagaaggggaggcggaggtggaggaagaggaagtgttGGATGAAGAGACTCAGCTGATGGCCAGCATGGGTCTTCCTCTGGCCTTTGTCTGCTCCTCTGACATAAGGAGGGCG AGGAGGAGGTCTAACAGGAAGCCTGCCGCACACTGGGCAGAATCTGCTGAAGAGGACGAAGAGCAACACGATTTACAGGTTGACAACAAAG taGTTGAAGAGAAGGAAGTGCGGGATCCACCAGAAGATGGAGCACATGAGACCCAAGACGCTGGCTGGGAAACCTACTGGG CTCAACAGGGTGAAGCTCTGCTGTGGAGCAGCTGGCTGGAGAAACATCCAGGGACCGATCCTGGAGCAGTGGCGGCTCTTTGGGATGACCTAGACACTAAAGCTGTCTGGGACAAACATGCCACAGAGACTTACTACTCCTACTGGGAGCAGTACTCGTATTGGTCAGCCCAGGGATGGACGGCTGACCAGTCTGTCTGGGATGGAAACACTGGCGGgggagaagcagcagcagcagcaggagggggGATGAGCATGGAGACGCACACAGAGGAATGGAGGAATGGACAGACTGGGGCTGAGAGCCAAccaatagaagaagaagaagccaagGCTCGtcattatgatgatgatgatgatgaagtttTGAATGATCTGTTTGGACAGAGCTGCACATTAGAAGCAGCTGGGAGATCTGACTCAGAGATAGACAgccagtgtgtgagtgtggctGATGCGGATCGTCCTTCTGATGGTGGGAATAGAAACAAGAGACCTGTTGCATCTTCACAGGACAACACAGCTGAACATACAG GTTCCCAGCAGCACGCCGGCAGCTCTAACAGACAGTACGGCTCAAGGAATAAGATGCTAAATAGAGaagatgatgacgatgatgacaAACCCCCAGAAGGAGGACATGCTAAAGTCAAACGCAG TCATGAGCTGGATGTGGAAGAGAGCCCACATTTGACACCTGAGGCAGCCTGGACCAAACTGGGACTCAAACACAACCCCGAGCCTCT GTTCGACAGCGTGTTAAGCTTCAAAGACAATGCTGGTCAGAAGCATCAGGAGCAGCGGTGGGCTAAGAGAGCAGTCCGCCGCATCAGCAAACACACCAGGTTCCCAGAGACGTGTGGAGACAAGAACACACAGCCACGGATCAGCAGCTCCCTCACCAAG GTCAAAAACTTCCTCGAAAAGAaccagagagagacacagatgaCTCCATGTAACCAGGGTGAGATGGGAGGAGGAAGCACACAGGAACTGGAGGATAAGCTTGCCTTTCTGGAAAAAGTAACGGGAGAAGAAAGGAAGACGAGCAGGGAGAATATAAAAAGTGCTGAGGAAGGAAATACagaggctgtggaggaagatAGTTCTAATTCTCTGTCCAGTTTAGATGCAGAGCCAACTCTCAACTGTGCTTCTGGAACTGTGGATAGTGAGagaatggaggaggaggaggaggatcagCCTGGTAGACAGCCACCATGTCAAGAAATTCCTGACTTTCTTATATCTGACACACCTGAAGGCAACACTG AGTTAAGCttgaaaaatggaaagaagCCAAAGAACAAGAAGAGCAAACGAGCGAGGAAGAAGCCGGTCCCACCAGAGATGGCGGCTGAACCGGAGCTGGCTAAATACTGGGCTCAACGCTACAGACTCTTCTCTCGCTTCGATGAAGGGATCCAGCTGGACCGAG AGGGCTGGTTCTCTGTGACACCGGAGAGGATCGCTGAGCACATCGCCCTCAGGGTGGAGCACAGCTTCCCGGACTCTCAGCTGGTCATTGACGCCTTCTGTGGTGTGGGAGGGAATGCCATCCAGTTCGCCCTCACTGGAAAGAGAG TCCTGGCCATTGATATCGACCCGGTGCGCTTGAACTTGGCACGGCACAATGCTATGGTTTACAGCGTCGCTGACCGAATCGACTTCCTTCAAGGGGACTTTCTTCAGCTGGCACCCCGTCTCCGTGGCAATGTGGTCTTCCTTTCACCACCATGGGGAGGGCCAGACTACCTGACTGCTGAAGTGTTTGACATCAAGACCATGATGCAGCCCGATGG ATTTGAGATATTCCGCCTGGCCAAACTGATATCAGACAACATCGTGTACTTCCTGCCTCGCAATGCTGACATGGATCAG ATAGCCTCTCTGGCTGGTCCAGGAGGGAAGGTGGAGGTGGAGCAGAACCTCCTCAACAACAAGCTGAAGACCGTGACCGCTTACTTTGGCAGCTTGATAAAGTCCGACAGCTAG